The proteins below are encoded in one region of Vannielia litorea:
- the ispH gene encoding 4-hydroxy-3-methylbut-2-enyl diphosphate reductase: MSKPPLTLLLAAPRGFCAGVDRAIKIVEMALEKWGAPVYVRHEIVHNRFVVDGLRAKGAVFVEELEDCPDDRPVIFSAHGVPKAVPAEAARREMVFVDATCPLVSKVHIEAERHAENGLQMVMIGHAGHPETIGTMGQLPPGEVLLVETVDDVASLVVRDPARLAFVTQTTLSVDDTAEIVAALQARFPAIVGPHKEDICYATTNRQEAVKVIAPRVDALLVVGAPNSSNSRRLVEVASRAGCAYAQLVQRAGDIDWRALGEIGVVGVTAGASAPEVLIEEVIDAFRARYEVTVELVETAQERVEFKVPRVLREPA; the protein is encoded by the coding sequence ATGAGCAAGCCTCCACTCACTCTCCTCCTCGCTGCCCCGCGCGGCTTCTGCGCCGGTGTCGACCGGGCAATCAAGATCGTCGAGATGGCGCTCGAGAAGTGGGGCGCGCCGGTCTACGTGCGCCACGAGATCGTGCACAACAGGTTCGTGGTCGACGGGCTGCGCGCAAAGGGCGCGGTCTTCGTCGAGGAGCTGGAGGACTGCCCGGACGACCGTCCGGTGATCTTTTCGGCGCACGGGGTGCCCAAGGCGGTGCCCGCCGAGGCCGCCCGGCGCGAGATGGTCTTTGTCGATGCGACCTGCCCGCTGGTCAGCAAGGTCCACATCGAAGCCGAGCGCCATGCCGAGAACGGGCTCCAGATGGTGATGATCGGCCATGCCGGCCACCCTGAGACCATCGGCACCATGGGGCAGCTTCCGCCCGGCGAGGTGCTGCTGGTAGAGACGGTGGATGATGTAGCGAGTCTCGTCGTGCGCGACCCCGCGAGGCTCGCCTTCGTGACCCAGACGACCCTTTCGGTCGATGACACCGCCGAGATCGTGGCCGCGCTCCAGGCCCGCTTCCCCGCCATCGTCGGCCCCCACAAGGAAGACATCTGCTACGCCACCACCAATCGCCAGGAGGCGGTGAAGGTCATCGCGCCCCGCGTCGATGCGCTGCTGGTGGTGGGCGCGCCCAACTCGTCGAACTCCCGGCGGCTGGTCGAGGTCGCCTCCCGCGCGGGCTGTGCCTATGCCCAGCTGGTGCAAAGGGCGGGCGATATCGACTGGCGCGCCCTTGGCGAGATCGGTGTTGTCGGCGTGACCGCCGGGGCCTCGGCGCCCGAGGTGCTGATCGAGGAGGTCATTGACGCCTTCCGCGCCCGCTACGAAGTTACCGTGGAGCTGGTCGAAACCGCGCAGGAGCGGGTCGAGTTCAAGGTGCCCCGCGTGCTGCGCGAGCCGGCCTGA
- the def gene encoding peptide deformylase, which translates to MALRDILIHPDPRLKKPADPVSEFDTALRRLADDMLETMYDAPGIGLAAPQIGEMQRMLVMDCIKDDAEAPRPMVLINPQVVWSSEATSTYEEGCLSIPEQYADVTRPAEVKVRWQGLDGAEQEEQFSGLWATCVQHEIDHLNGKLFIDYLGPMKRQMITRRMQKLKREKARA; encoded by the coding sequence ATGGCATTGCGTGACATCCTCATCCATCCTGACCCGCGGCTGAAAAAGCCCGCCGATCCGGTGTCCGAATTCGACACCGCCCTGCGGCGACTGGCCGATGACATGCTCGAAACCATGTATGACGCCCCCGGCATCGGGCTGGCCGCGCCGCAGATCGGAGAGATGCAGCGGATGCTGGTGATGGATTGCATCAAGGACGACGCCGAGGCGCCCCGCCCGATGGTGCTGATCAATCCGCAGGTGGTATGGTCTTCGGAGGCCACCAGCACCTACGAGGAAGGCTGCCTCTCGATCCCCGAACAATACGCCGATGTCACCCGCCCGGCCGAGGTGAAAGTGCGCTGGCAAGGGCTCGACGGCGCCGAGCAGGAAGAGCAGTTCTCGGGCCTCTGGGCGACCTGCGTGCAGCACGAGATCGACCACCTGAACGGCAAGCTGTTCATCGACTACCTGGGGCCCATGAAGCGCCAGATGATCACCCGCAGGATGCAGAAGCTGAAGCGCGAGAAGGCCCGTGCCTGA
- a CDS encoding LysE family translocator — MTLAFLVTTFLVCLAPGIGVVYTLSMTLGGGWRAGAFAVIGCTLATVVHLAAAMAGLAAVLHTSALLFQAIKWAGVAYLLWMAWGTLRGKGTLDVRAETPGAALRIVWRGVTLNILNPKIPIFFVAFLPQFITPGADGTAQLVSLGLAFVAMTFTVFALYALLAGTMRARVLSSERAMAWLRRAFAASFAALGLRLAFERA, encoded by the coding sequence ATGACCCTCGCCTTTCTCGTCACCACCTTTCTCGTCTGCCTCGCACCGGGCATCGGCGTGGTCTACACACTCTCGATGACGCTGGGCGGCGGCTGGCGGGCCGGGGCCTTTGCTGTGATCGGCTGCACGCTGGCCACCGTGGTTCACCTCGCCGCGGCAATGGCCGGGCTCGCCGCCGTGCTCCACACCTCCGCGCTGCTCTTCCAGGCGATCAAATGGGCCGGGGTGGCCTACCTGCTCTGGATGGCCTGGGGCACGCTGCGCGGCAAGGGCACGCTGGATGTGCGCGCCGAAACCCCCGGCGCGGCGCTCAGGATCGTCTGGCGCGGGGTCACGCTGAACATCCTCAACCCGAAGATCCCGATCTTCTTCGTGGCCTTCCTGCCCCAATTCATTACCCCCGGCGCCGATGGCACCGCGCAACTGGTCTCGCTCGGCCTTGCCTTCGTGGCGATGACATTCACCGTCTTCGCGCTCTATGCCCTGCTTGCCGGCACCATGCGGGCGCGGGTGCTGTCGTCAGAGCGGGCGATGGCCTGGCTGCGCCGCGCCTTCGCGGCCAGCTTCGCCGCCCTCGGCCTGCGGCTTGCCTTCGAACGGGCATGA
- a CDS encoding MalY/PatB family protein, translating to MNFDEIIERRGTHSAKWDMMEPIYGVPAEGGLPMWVADMDFRPPACVQGAVEKMAAHGLYGYYGDDASYKAAIRWWLAERHGWQVEDGWIQTTHGLVNGTALCVDAYTAPGDGVVLMTPVYHAFARVIKAAGREVVECPLALVNGRYEMDFDAWDGQMSGPEGAKAKLLVLCSPHNPGGRVWTRAELEGVAAFAKRHDLVLVSDEIHHDLLMPGQTHVPMALVEGIEDRLVMMSSTTKTFNIAGAHTGNVIIPDAALRARFTTRMAAMGLSPNSFGLFMAEAAYSPEGAAWVDALCAYLDGNRQVFDDGINAIPGLASMRLEATYLSWVDFAGTGMEKAEFTDRVEKNARIAVNHGETFGKGGESFLRFNIATPRARVVEAVERMQSAFGDLQ from the coding sequence ATGAATTTTGACGAGATCATCGAACGCCGCGGCACGCATTCGGCCAAGTGGGACATGATGGAGCCGATTTACGGCGTGCCCGCGGAGGGCGGCCTGCCGATGTGGGTGGCCGACATGGATTTTCGCCCGCCTGCCTGCGTGCAGGGCGCGGTGGAGAAAATGGCAGCCCACGGGCTTTATGGCTATTACGGCGATGACGCGAGCTACAAGGCGGCGATCCGCTGGTGGCTGGCCGAGAGGCACGGCTGGCAGGTCGAGGACGGCTGGATCCAGACCACCCACGGGCTCGTGAACGGCACGGCGCTCTGCGTCGATGCCTATACCGCGCCAGGTGACGGGGTGGTGCTGATGACCCCGGTCTACCATGCCTTCGCACGGGTCATCAAAGCGGCGGGGCGCGAGGTGGTGGAGTGCCCGCTGGCGCTGGTGAATGGCCGCTACGAGATGGATTTCGACGCCTGGGATGGGCAGATGAGCGGCCCGGAGGGGGCGAAGGCGAAACTGCTGGTGCTCTGCTCGCCGCACAACCCGGGCGGGCGGGTCTGGACGCGGGCCGAGCTGGAGGGCGTTGCGGCCTTTGCCAAGCGGCACGACCTGGTGCTGGTGTCGGACGAGATCCACCACGACCTGCTGATGCCGGGCCAGACCCATGTGCCGATGGCGCTGGTGGAGGGTATCGAGGATCGGCTGGTGATGATGAGCTCCACCACCAAGACCTTCAACATCGCCGGGGCGCATACCGGCAATGTCATCATCCCCGATGCGGCGCTTCGGGCGCGGTTCACCACGCGGATGGCGGCGATGGGGCTCTCGCCCAACTCCTTCGGGCTCTTCATGGCGGAGGCCGCCTATTCACCCGAGGGTGCGGCCTGGGTCGATGCGCTTTGCGCCTATCTCGACGGCAACCGGCAAGTCTTTGACGATGGCATCAACGCGATCCCGGGGCTGGCGTCCATGCGACTGGAGGCGACCTATCTCAGCTGGGTGGATTTTGCCGGGACCGGGATGGAGAAGGCCGAGTTTACCGATCGAGTGGAAAAGAACGCCAGGATCGCCGTCAACCACGGCGAGACTTTCGGCAAGGGCGGCGAGAGCTTCCTGCGGTTCAATATCGCAACGCCGCGTGCGCGGGTGGTCGAGGCCGTAGAGCGGATGCAATCGGCCTTCGGGGATTTGCAGTAG
- the def gene encoding peptide deformylase — protein MSPRPLIRWPDKRLQTAAAPVGEITDEIRALWADMVDTMEAMPGYGLAAPQIGVMLRLAVVDCSKSRGQVVRLADPEITMVGEQMFDWEEASPNIPGVSARLSRPARVAVAYTDETGARVEKKFEDLWATSVQHQIDHLNGRMFFDRLSRTRRQMLLKKASRR, from the coding sequence ATGAGCCCCCGGCCCCTGATCCGCTGGCCCGACAAGCGCCTGCAAACCGCCGCCGCACCGGTGGGCGAGATCACCGACGAGATCCGCGCCCTCTGGGCCGACATGGTCGACACGATGGAAGCAATGCCCGGCTACGGGCTCGCCGCACCTCAGATCGGCGTCATGCTCCGCCTCGCGGTGGTGGATTGCTCCAAATCCCGCGGGCAGGTCGTGCGGCTGGCCGATCCCGAGATCACCATGGTGGGCGAGCAGATGTTCGACTGGGAAGAGGCCAGCCCCAACATCCCCGGTGTCTCTGCCCGGCTTTCCCGCCCGGCTCGTGTGGCCGTGGCCTACACCGACGAGACCGGCGCAAGGGTCGAGAAGAAGTTCGAGGATCTCTGGGCCACGTCGGTGCAGCACCAGATCGACCACCTGAACGGCCGGATGTTCTTCGACCGGCTGAGCCGCACCAGGCGGCAGATGCTTCTCAAGAAGGCGTCCAGGAGGTAG
- a CDS encoding peptide deformylase codes for MSVLPIVLWPDARLKATCAPVAGEDLGTLAADMLDTMYAAPGRGLAGPQVGVLRRIFVMDAGWKAGHPDPRICIDPVVTPLGAETATMEEGCLSIPDHPVQVTRPAHVRLDYTDEAGMARSVVLTGPEAAIAQHEADHLDGKLIIDGEDA; via the coding sequence TTGAGCGTTCTGCCCATCGTGCTCTGGCCGGATGCACGGCTGAAGGCTACCTGCGCGCCGGTCGCCGGCGAGGACCTCGGAACGCTCGCCGCCGACATGCTCGACACCATGTATGCCGCGCCCGGCCGCGGCCTCGCCGGCCCGCAGGTGGGCGTCTTGCGTCGGATCTTCGTGATGGATGCCGGCTGGAAGGCGGGGCACCCTGATCCCCGCATCTGCATCGACCCGGTGGTGACCCCGCTGGGCGCGGAGACCGCAACGATGGAAGAGGGCTGCCTGTCCATCCCTGACCACCCGGTGCAGGTGACCCGGCCCGCGCACGTCCGGCTCGACTACACCGACGAGGCCGGCATGGCCCGGTCAGTCGTGCTGACCGGCCCCGAAGCCGCCATCGCCCAGCATGAGGCCGACCATCTCGATGGCAAGCTCATCATCGACGGCGAAGACGCATGA
- the fmt gene encoding methionyl-tRNA formyltransferase has protein sequence MRIIFMGTPDFSVPALDALQDAGHEIVCVYTQPPRPAGRGKKDRPSPVQSRAEALGLAVRHPARLKAHEEQEAFVALGADLAVVVAYGLILPQPVLDAPRFGCMNIHASLLPRWRGAAPIHRAVMAGDAETGVCIMQMEAGLDTGPVLLRESTAIGPEETTGDLHDRLSAMGARLIVTAAERAGALEPMPQPETGVTYAEKIDKAEAAVDWSRPAEQVDRHIRGLSPFPGAWTEVAGERLKLLRSRVAPGRGAPGEVLGGLTVACGSGAVEITEAQRPGKRPMDAAELLRGLTLPGRLGA, from the coding sequence ATGCGCATCATCTTCATGGGAACGCCCGATTTTTCGGTGCCTGCGCTCGACGCGCTTCAGGACGCGGGCCACGAGATTGTCTGCGTCTACACCCAGCCGCCCCGCCCCGCCGGCCGCGGCAAGAAAGACCGTCCCTCGCCCGTGCAGTCCCGCGCCGAGGCGCTCGGCCTTGCTGTCCGCCACCCCGCCCGGCTGAAGGCCCATGAAGAGCAGGAGGCCTTCGTCGCTCTGGGCGCCGATCTCGCCGTCGTGGTGGCCTATGGCCTCATCCTGCCCCAGCCGGTGCTGGATGCCCCCCGCTTCGGTTGCATGAACATCCACGCTTCCCTGCTGCCCCGCTGGCGCGGGGCCGCGCCGATCCACCGCGCAGTGATGGCGGGCGATGCCGAGACCGGGGTCTGCATCATGCAGATGGAGGCGGGGCTGGACACCGGCCCGGTGCTGCTGCGCGAGAGCACGGCGATCGGCCCGGAGGAAACCACCGGAGACCTGCACGACAGGCTCTCTGCCATGGGAGCCCGGCTCATCGTCACCGCCGCCGAGCGCGCCGGGGCGCTGGAGCCGATGCCCCAGCCCGAAACCGGCGTGACCTATGCCGAGAAGATCGACAAGGCCGAGGCGGCGGTGGACTGGAGCCGCCCCGCGGAGCAGGTCGACCGACACATCCGCGGCCTGTCTCCCTTTCCCGGCGCATGGACGGAGGTCGCCGGCGAGCGACTCAAGCTGCTGCGCTCCCGGGTCGCGCCCGGACGCGGTGCGCCCGGAGAGGTTCTTGGCGGTCTGACCGTGGCCTGCGGCTCCGGCGCGGTGGAGATCACCGAGGCCCAACGCCCCGGCAAGCGCCCGATGGACGCCGCCGAGCTCTTGCGTGGGCTCACGCTTCCGGGCAGGCTCGGGGCCTGA
- the rnhA gene encoding ribonuclease HI produces MPDLYAYTDGACSGNPGPGGWGVLLQAREGDAVVKERELSGGEPATTNNRMELMAAISALESLSRDTEITVVTDSAYVKNGVTGWIHGWKRNGWKTADRKPVKNVELWQRLDEANRRHRVTWKWVKGHAGHPENERADELARAGMKPFK; encoded by the coding sequence ATGCCAGACCTCTATGCCTATACCGACGGAGCCTGCTCCGGAAATCCCGGCCCCGGCGGCTGGGGCGTGCTGCTCCAGGCCAGGGAGGGCGACGCGGTCGTCAAGGAGCGCGAGCTCTCGGGCGGCGAGCCGGCCACCACCAACAACCGGATGGAGCTGATGGCCGCCATCTCGGCGCTGGAATCGCTCTCGCGCGACACCGAGATCACCGTGGTGACGGATTCGGCCTACGTGAAGAACGGCGTCACCGGCTGGATCCACGGCTGGAAGCGCAACGGCTGGAAAACCGCCGACCGCAAGCCGGTAAAGAACGTGGAGCTCTGGCAGCGTCTCGACGAGGCCAACCGCCGCCACCGGGTGACCTGGAAATGGGTCAAGGGCCACGCCGGCCACCCCGAGAACGAGCGCGCCGACGAACTCGCCCGAGCCGGCATGAAGCCCTTCAAATAG
- a CDS encoding lysophospholipid acyltransferase family protein has product MSTLARAARAFAAKTLGHAIVFFAWLVTAVRGIWEGCEPVPVQRVFFANHTSNGDFVLIWTALPSRLRRRTRAVAAADYWLKSPLRAFIGRDVFNTVLIYRGEEGRDVDPMDKILEAIDGGSSLIIFPEGKRNMDPDVPLLPLKSGIFNISSKRSEIEMVPVWIENLNRVLPKGKLVPVPLLCTVTYGTPMRVKEGESREAFLDRATQALLALRPTSGPQPTEGTAPEAGA; this is encoded by the coding sequence ATGAGCACCCTCGCCCGAGCCGCCCGCGCCTTTGCCGCCAAGACCCTTGGCCACGCCATCGTGTTCTTCGCATGGCTGGTGACCGCCGTGCGCGGCATCTGGGAGGGCTGCGAGCCGGTGCCGGTGCAGCGGGTCTTTTTTGCCAATCACACCTCCAACGGGGATTTCGTGCTGATCTGGACAGCCCTGCCCTCGCGCCTGCGCCGCCGCACCCGCGCCGTGGCCGCGGCCGACTACTGGCTGAAGTCACCGCTCCGGGCCTTCATCGGGCGTGACGTGTTCAACACCGTGCTGATCTACCGCGGCGAAGAGGGGCGCGACGTGGACCCGATGGACAAGATCCTCGAAGCCATCGACGGCGGCTCGAGCCTCATCATCTTTCCCGAGGGCAAGCGCAACATGGACCCCGACGTTCCGCTGCTGCCGCTGAAGTCGGGGATCTTCAACATCTCCAGCAAGCGATCGGAGATCGAGATGGTCCCGGTCTGGATCGAAAACCTCAACCGCGTGCTGCCCAAGGGCAAGCTGGTGCCGGTGCCGCTTCTGTGCACCGTGACTTATGGCACGCCGATGCGGGTAAAAGAGGGAGAGAGCCGGGAGGCCTTTCTGGACCGCGCCACACAGGCTCTGCTGGCCCTCAGGCCCACATCCGGCCCGCAACCGACCGAAGGCACCGCGCCGGAGGCGGGAGCATGA
- a CDS encoding phosphatidate cytidylyltransferase translates to MSAAHTDLIKLLLATLGVLVVATLVGRALRAAYGPERNNPVIENLNARIDAWWGMAALLGLAFLAGKTGVIVLFGFISFAALREVLTLTTKRAGDHWALFAAFFVVLPVQFWLVWDEWYGFYSIFVPVYAFLLLPVFSVLSGDTRDAFIRIAETQWALMICVYCVSHVPALLTLRIEGFEGREVLLIAWLVIVVQMSDVLQYTWGKLIGRSKVAPTVSPSKTWEGLVGGVASASLIGTALYWITPFTPWQALGMALAVTLMGFFGGLVMSAIKRDRGVKDWGHLIAGHGGFIDRMDSVVFAAPIFFHLTRYFWSAV, encoded by the coding sequence ATGAGCGCCGCCCACACCGACCTGATAAAGCTGCTGCTCGCCACGCTCGGCGTGCTGGTGGTGGCCACGCTGGTGGGCCGTGCCCTGCGCGCGGCCTACGGCCCCGAGCGCAACAATCCGGTGATCGAGAACCTGAATGCCCGGATCGACGCCTGGTGGGGCATGGCCGCGCTGCTGGGCCTCGCCTTTCTCGCCGGCAAGACCGGCGTCATCGTGCTCTTCGGCTTCATCTCCTTCGCCGCTCTGCGCGAGGTTCTGACCCTGACAACCAAGCGCGCCGGCGACCATTGGGCGCTCTTCGCCGCCTTCTTCGTGGTGCTGCCGGTGCAGTTCTGGCTGGTCTGGGACGAGTGGTATGGCTTCTATTCCATCTTCGTGCCGGTCTATGCCTTCCTGCTGCTGCCGGTGTTCTCCGTGCTCTCGGGCGACACGCGAGATGCCTTCATCCGCATTGCCGAAACGCAATGGGCGCTGATGATCTGCGTCTATTGCGTCAGCCATGTCCCGGCGCTGCTGACGCTGCGAATCGAGGGATTCGAGGGCCGCGAGGTGCTGCTGATCGCCTGGCTGGTGATCGTGGTGCAAATGTCGGATGTGCTGCAATACACCTGGGGCAAGCTGATCGGGCGGAGCAAGGTGGCGCCGACCGTCTCGCCTTCCAAGACATGGGAAGGGCTGGTGGGCGGCGTCGCCTCGGCCTCGCTCATCGGAACGGCACTCTACTGGATCACCCCCTTCACGCCCTGGCAGGCGCTCGGCATGGCGCTGGCGGTCACGCTCATGGGCTTCTTCGGCGGGCTGGTGATGTCGGCCATCAAGCGCGACCGCGGGGTGAAGGACTGGGGCCACCTGATCGCCGGGCACGGCGGGTTCATCGACCGGATGGATTCGGTGGTCTTTGCCGCGCCGATCTTCTTTCATCTCACCCGTTACTTCTGGTCGGCGGTCTGA
- a CDS encoding class I SAM-dependent DNA methyltransferase yields MSDETLAIYDREVQAYADRTARMPEWPDLLAFAERLPPGGQVLDLGCGPGFYAKGLIEMGFSVDAVDGSAAMVAHARAQGVEARQARFSEITGEAVYDGVWANFSLLHATRRAFTDHLGRILRALTPGGWLHLGMKLGEGEGPDSLGRFYTYYSEAELEARLAEAGFRVTARRHSQGKGLSGDASAFICLLSQAIPEGGTKG; encoded by the coding sequence ATGAGCGACGAGACGCTCGCCATCTACGACCGCGAGGTGCAGGCCTACGCCGATCGCACCGCGCGGATGCCCGAATGGCCCGACCTCCTCGCCTTCGCCGAGCGCCTCCCGCCGGGCGGCCAGGTTCTCGACCTCGGCTGCGGGCCCGGTTTCTATGCCAAAGGCCTCATCGAGATGGGCTTTTCCGTGGATGCGGTGGATGGCTCCGCCGCCATGGTCGCTCATGCGCGCGCGCAGGGCGTCGAGGCCCGGCAGGCTCGGTTCTCGGAGATCACCGGAGAGGCTGTCTATGACGGGGTCTGGGCCAATTTCTCTCTGCTCCACGCCACCCGCAGGGCTTTCACCGACCATCTCGGGCGCATCCTCCGCGCGCTCACGCCGGGCGGCTGGCTGCACCTCGGCATGAAGCTGGGCGAGGGGGAGGGGCCGGACTCCCTGGGACGGTTCTACACCTACTACAGCGAGGCCGAACTGGAGGCGCGGCTCGCCGAGGCGGGCTTCCGTGTCACGGCCCGGCGGCACTCGCAGGGCAAGGGCCTCTCGGGCGACGCATCGGCCTTCATCTGCCTCCTCTCGCAGGCCATTCCCGAGGGCGGGACAAAGGGTTAA
- a CDS encoding c-type cytochrome — translation MKTRWFALTACAGAAALWFAWPGQAEKAGSLLPYQDAEALALGEALYGEHCAACHGADLEGQVSNWRDRDAEGMIPAPPHDETGHTWHHPDAMLFAITKLGTEAVVGQGYRSNMGGFEGILTDEEILATLAWIKSTWPQEVVEAHDEINARYEATRN, via the coding sequence ATGAAGACCAGATGGTTCGCCCTAACCGCATGTGCCGGGGCCGCTGCCCTGTGGTTTGCCTGGCCCGGACAGGCCGAGAAGGCCGGGAGCCTGCTGCCCTACCAGGATGCCGAGGCCCTCGCGCTGGGCGAGGCGCTCTATGGCGAGCACTGTGCCGCCTGCCACGGTGCCGACCTGGAAGGGCAGGTGAGCAACTGGCGCGACCGTGATGCCGAGGGCATGATTCCCGCCCCTCCGCATGACGAGACAGGCCACACCTGGCATCACCCCGATGCGATGCTCTTCGCCATCACCAAGCTCGGCACCGAGGCGGTGGTCGGGCAGGGCTACCGGAGCAACATGGGTGGGTTCGAAGGGATCCTGACGGACGAGGAAATCCTGGCAACCCTGGCCTGGATCAAGAGCACCTGGCCGCAGGAGGTTGTCGAGGCGCATGACGAGATCAATGCGCGCTACGAGGCGACACGAAACTGA
- a CDS encoding META domain-containing protein, whose translation MKPVALSALLALTPLAAACEDETLTGYAPGVYQLEEIDGERFEWGATLDLTEPGRISGQAPCNGYSADQAAPYPWFKPGPIVSTRRACLHLNGEAAFFKALGEVTLAEASGPVLILSNEAGREMVFRRAE comes from the coding sequence ATGAAACCCGTTGCGCTCTCCGCTCTCCTCGCCCTGACCCCGCTTGCCGCAGCTTGCGAGGATGAAACCCTCACCGGCTACGCTCCGGGCGTCTATCAGCTGGAGGAGATCGACGGAGAGCGGTTTGAATGGGGTGCCACGCTGGACCTGACCGAGCCGGGCCGGATCTCGGGGCAGGCGCCCTGCAACGGCTATTCGGCGGATCAGGCCGCGCCCTACCCCTGGTTCAAGCCCGGCCCGATCGTCTCGACCCGCCGGGCCTGCCTGCATCTGAATGGCGAGGCGGCCTTTTTCAAGGCCCTGGGCGAGGTGACCCTTGCCGAGGCTTCGGGGCCGGTGCTGATCCTCTCCAACGAGGCTGGCCGCGAGATGGTGTTCCGCCGCGCGGAGTAG
- a CDS encoding CDP-alcohol phosphatidyltransferase family protein, with translation MTERRPIAARGSGWAQAAARWLATTSVTPNQISASSMLFAALALGCFWLTFPAPPGVAAALLIGAALFCQLRLVANLLDGMVALEGGKGGPTGPFWNEAPDRVADVLILAGLGLAAGPLWLGCLAGALAVGTAYIRELGRAEGLPADFCGPMAKPHRMAAVTAGCVAGAVEALLWGSTLALTITLWLVALGTAATGLRRALRLIRGLSLPREPGR, from the coding sequence GTGACTGAGCGCCGCCCCATTGCCGCCCGTGGGTCGGGCTGGGCGCAGGCCGCCGCCCGCTGGCTGGCCACCACCTCGGTCACGCCCAACCAGATCTCCGCGAGCTCGATGCTGTTCGCGGCCCTGGCCCTTGGCTGTTTCTGGCTCACCTTCCCCGCTCCGCCCGGCGTGGCCGCGGCCCTGCTGATCGGGGCGGCCCTGTTCTGCCAGCTGCGGCTCGTTGCCAACCTGCTCGATGGCATGGTCGCGCTCGAAGGCGGCAAGGGCGGGCCCACTGGCCCGTTCTGGAACGAGGCACCCGACCGGGTGGCCGATGTGCTCATCCTCGCGGGCCTGGGCCTCGCGGCCGGGCCGCTCTGGCTCGGCTGCCTCGCCGGGGCGCTGGCGGTGGGCACCGCCTATATCCGCGAACTGGGCCGGGCCGAGGGCCTGCCGGCCGATTTCTGCGGCCCCATGGCCAAGCCTCACCGGATGGCGGCGGTCACGGCGGGCTGTGTGGCGGGCGCCGTCGAGGCGCTTCTCTGGGGCTCGACCCTCGCGCTTACCATTACCCTCTGGCTGGTCGCACTCGGAACCGCGGCCACCGGCCTGCGCCGCGCCCTGCGGCTGATCCGGGGCTTGTCTCTGCCTCGCGAGCCGGGCAGATAG